From Pseudoalteromonas sp. DL-6, one genomic window encodes:
- a CDS encoding monovalent cation/H+ antiporter subunit D, whose protein sequence is MIQHLASLPILLPMLAAIILLLPPCGKSLFARRFMSSLMAILTFAVTVLLLIQVKDNGIIVYAIGNWSAPFGIVLVADMLSTLLVTLTAFLGVGVALYGCAGDDEQGSFFHPLIHFLILGVNGAFLTGDLFNVFVFFEVLLIASYALLMHGGGKPKTRAALHYVILNLVGSSVFLIGLGILYGVLGTLNIADMANKVPQLSGDDVYLAKAGGLLLLVVFALKSALLPLHLWLPNAYSSATPVVAALFAIMTKVGVYATLRVYTVIFGEQAGELEHMAQSWLWALAIATIVIGAIGVLAAQDLRKLTANLVLVSVGTLVALVALQNINATAALLYYLVHSTLVTAALFLLADLIATQRGKAGDRLVGGRAVKQPFLLGACFIIAGLTVIGMPPFSGFVGKIWILKTTLNSEQALVFWPVYLIMSLALIVAISRAGTSLFWERKDKTGDASDAANAHPLQVTVLVGLLASSILLVIFGDVATQYALEAATQLHDISGGINAVLKGGM, encoded by the coding sequence ATGATTCAGCATTTAGCATCTTTGCCTATTTTACTGCCAATGTTAGCGGCAATTATTTTGTTGCTTCCACCGTGTGGCAAAAGCTTATTTGCACGCCGATTTATGTCTAGTTTAATGGCTATTCTAACCTTTGCAGTCACAGTATTACTGCTAATTCAGGTTAAAGATAACGGTATTATTGTTTATGCAATAGGTAACTGGTCTGCGCCGTTTGGTATTGTACTGGTTGCAGATATGCTCTCGACCTTGTTAGTCACTTTAACCGCCTTTTTGGGGGTTGGCGTGGCTTTATATGGCTGTGCTGGTGATGATGAACAAGGTAGCTTTTTTCACCCTTTAATCCATTTTTTAATACTTGGGGTAAATGGTGCATTTTTAACTGGGGATTTATTTAACGTCTTCGTATTTTTTGAAGTGTTATTAATTGCCTCTTATGCGCTGTTAATGCACGGTGGCGGTAAACCCAAAACGCGCGCTGCTCTGCATTACGTTATTTTAAATTTAGTTGGTTCAAGCGTATTTTTAATTGGTTTAGGTATTTTATACGGAGTATTAGGCACCTTAAATATTGCTGATATGGCCAATAAAGTACCGCAGCTAAGTGGTGACGACGTTTATTTAGCAAAAGCGGGCGGGTTATTATTACTCGTTGTATTTGCACTTAAAAGTGCGTTATTACCATTGCATTTATGGTTACCAAACGCCTACTCAAGTGCCACACCTGTGGTTGCTGCATTATTCGCTATTATGACCAAAGTCGGTGTTTACGCAACCTTACGTGTATATACGGTTATTTTTGGTGAACAAGCTGGCGAACTTGAGCATATGGCGCAGTCTTGGTTATGGGCGCTGGCTATTGCCACCATAGTGATTGGCGCAATAGGGGTGTTAGCCGCACAAGATTTACGTAAGCTTACCGCTAATTTAGTGCTTGTCTCTGTGGGAACCTTAGTGGCATTAGTCGCACTCCAAAACATAAATGCCACCGCTGCATTGCTTTACTATTTAGTGCATTCAACGTTAGTGACTGCGGCGCTATTTTTACTTGCTGATTTAATTGCAACACAACGAGGTAAAGCTGGTGATCGATTAGTTGGAGGACGTGCAGTAAAACAACCATTTTTATTAGGTGCGTGTTTTATTATTGCCGGTTTAACCGTTATTGGTATGCCACCTTTTTCGGGCTTTGTTGGCAAAATTTGGATTTTAAAAACGACCTTAAATAGCGAGCAAGCACTGGTATTTTGGCCTGTTTACTTAATTATGAGCTTAGCGCTAATTGTGGCTATATCACGTGCGGGTACTAGTTTGTTTTGGGAACGTAAAGACAAAACAGGTGATGCTAGCGATGCTGCCAATGCCCACCCGTTACAAGTGACCGTGTTAGTTGGTTTATTAGCAAGTTCAATACTACTGGTTATTTTTGGTGACGTGGCAACGCAGTACGCCCTCGAGGCGGCAACACAGCTTCACGATATTAGTGGTGGTATAAATGCGGTACTTAAGGGAGGTATGTAA
- a CDS encoding Na+/H+ antiporter subunit E, translated as MRLQARFGWLPTPFRSLFLFIVWLLLNNSVSVGHIILGALLALLIPLFSMSFRDPQPLILKPGLALKQLLIVLYDIIVANLQVALLILGPSKNLRPGFVKVPIDLMHEMPITILASCVSLTPGTVSAEVYPLIKSLNEDDEPVQRYLLIHVLDLDDEQALIKQIKARYEAPLKEIFQC; from the coding sequence ATGCGCTTACAAGCTCGTTTTGGTTGGTTACCTACGCCGTTTCGTAGTCTATTTTTATTTATAGTATGGCTCTTGTTAAATAACAGTGTGTCGGTAGGGCATATTATATTAGGAGCGCTACTCGCGTTGCTAATACCGTTATTTAGTATGTCGTTTAGAGACCCGCAACCGCTGATATTAAAGCCGGGGCTAGCACTTAAGCAATTACTAATCGTACTTTACGATATTATAGTGGCTAACTTGCAAGTTGCATTATTAATTTTGGGCCCTTCAAAAAATCTGCGCCCAGGCTTTGTTAAAGTGCCTATAGATTTAATGCATGAAATGCCAATTACTATTTTAGCAAGCTGCGTGTCTTTAACGCCGGGTACGGTAAGTGCCGAGGTTTACCCGCTGATTAAATCGCTTAATGAAGACGATGAACCGGTACAGCGTTATTTATTAATTCACGTGTTAGACTTAGATGATGAGCAAGCGCTTATTAAACAAATAAAAGCACGTTACGAAGCTCCCCTAAAGGAGATATTTCAATGTTAG
- a CDS encoding K+/H+ antiporter subunit F codes for MLDTVLLIVFSMVGLSLLLNLWRLIIGPSVPDRILALDTMYINVIALIILYSISMGTGLYFEAALLIAMLGFISTVAVCKYLLRGDIIE; via the coding sequence ATGTTAGATACAGTATTACTGATTGTTTTTTCAATGGTTGGATTGTCGTTATTACTTAATTTATGGCGACTTATTATTGGCCCATCAGTACCGGATCGTATTTTAGCGCTCGATACTATGTACATTAACGTGATTGCACTGATTATTTTATATAGCATTAGCATGGGCACGGGGCTGTACTTTGAAGCAGCCTTACTTATTGCCATGCTTGGGTTTATAAGTACGGTAGCCGTATGTAAGTATTTACTTCGTGGCGACATAATTGAGTAA
- a CDS encoding Na+/H+ antiporter subunit G has product MISEWIVSILLLLGGLFILIGSIGLIKLPDFFMRLHGPTKATTLGMASILTAAMVFFANSVSGLSVKEILITIFLLITAPISGYMLIKTAIHHKLKAKEGTKGLDNIEKD; this is encoded by the coding sequence ATGATAAGTGAATGGATCGTATCTATATTGCTGCTGTTAGGCGGGTTATTTATTTTAATTGGCTCAATTGGCTTAATTAAATTACCTGACTTTTTTATGCGTTTACATGGGCCAACAAAAGCCACCACTTTAGGTATGGCGAGTATACTTACCGCTGCTATGGTATTTTTTGCTAATTCAGTCAGTGGCTTAAGTGTAAAAGAAATATTAATCACTATATTTCTATTAATCACTGCACCTATTAGTGGCTATATGCTGATTAAAACCGCTATTCATCATAAGCTTAAAGCTAAAGAGGGAACGAAAGGGCTCGATAATATCGAGAAAGATTAG
- a CDS encoding DUF2059 domain-containing protein, translated as MGKVILLSLLIFSTNLAAQTAKQQKIDELVEVMNMDAMVDSMYAQVEGMMQNMSVQMGVKPDEKAIFDKYYADMTKVLKTKMSWQKMQPMMINLYDKQFTEQEISDMLAFYKTESGQAILKKMPQVMQESMQMSQALVQDAMPEIQAIAGELGEALKQSRSKAN; from the coding sequence ATGGGTAAGGTAATACTGCTTTCACTTTTAATTTTTTCAACTAACCTTGCAGCGCAAACTGCCAAACAGCAAAAAATTGATGAGCTGGTAGAGGTAATGAACATGGATGCCATGGTTGACTCTATGTATGCGCAAGTTGAGGGTATGATGCAAAATATGTCAGTTCAAATGGGCGTAAAGCCAGATGAGAAAGCAATTTTCGACAAATATTATGCTGATATGACTAAGGTATTAAAAACAAAAATGAGCTGGCAAAAAATGCAGCCGATGATGATTAACCTCTACGATAAACAATTTACTGAACAAGAAATTAGCGACATGTTAGCTTTTTATAAGACAGAGTCAGGGCAGGCTATTTTGAAGAAAATGCCACAAGTAATGCAAGAATCAATGCAAATGTCGCAGGCTTTAGTGCAAGACGCAATGCCTGAAATTCAAGCTATTGCGGGTGAGCTTGGTGAAGCACTTAAGCAATCTCGAAGCAAAGCAAACTAA
- a CDS encoding MerR family transcriptional regulator, with translation MYVKQLANTMGVTQDTVRHYTRIKLLNPIRSQHNGYQVYTAADQQRLKFIISARQLGFSIKDIQQIIAQSEQGQCPCPLTRQLIAKRLEETEQHFQETLKLRTRMQAAVKQWDKSPDGAVSADICSLIETFVDPISEVKNTKEAL, from the coding sequence ATGTACGTAAAGCAATTAGCCAATACTATGGGCGTGACCCAAGACACAGTTCGTCATTACACGCGAATAAAGCTGCTTAATCCTATTCGTAGTCAGCACAATGGTTATCAAGTGTATACCGCAGCGGATCAGCAACGTTTAAAGTTTATTATTAGTGCCCGTCAACTTGGTTTTTCAATAAAAGATATTCAACAAATTATTGCACAGTCAGAGCAAGGGCAGTGCCCTTGTCCGCTCACACGACAATTAATAGCAAAGCGACTAGAGGAAACAGAGCAGCACTTTCAAGAAACACTTAAATTACGCACGCGAATGCAAGCAGCGGTTAAACAGTGGGATAAATCGCCTGATGGGGCTGTAAGTGCAGATATATGTAGCTTAATAGAGACCTTTGTTGATCCAATCTCTGAAGTTAAAAATACTAAGGAAGCGTTATGA
- a CDS encoding heavy metal translocating P-type ATPase, translated as MSNQSTTQNFMIEGANCGSCVAKIEKALKNVKGAQRVEMNFADRTVQVEGSAKAGELMHAVADIGYQAKPINSDSQQDALDEKAEADNAHYKKLMRNMVLALGLGAPLMLYGLIFDMSVTTQTQRIGWFIVGVMTLVVMIVSGKQFYTGAWQSFKNHTANMDTLIALGTGTAWLYSMVVVSMPSLLPEVARHVYFEASAMIIGLISLGLAFEVKARGRTSEAIKRLIGLQPKTARVIRDNQEQDVAISQVIKGDLIRVRPGEKISVDGDVIEGSSTLDESMLTGEPMPVNKGEGDKVVAGSINKSGTLLFKATHIGSETTLANIINMVKRAQNSKPSIGRLADVISGIFVPTVMIIAVLAGLAWLNFGPQPSIAYAVVAITTVLIIACPCALGLATPMSIMVGIGKAAQSGILIRNGEALQTTAKITTMILDKTGTITAGKPTVTDVVTFNQSDSTEVLKLAASLESSSEHPLAEAIVNYAKNQNITLEKVSNFNAITGQGVTGTINEQSLLFGNQVLMKSHNIDIAEAIPQAEQLANAAKTPMYFAIGNQLHAIIAVADPIKEDSAEAIKRLQNKGMQVVMLTGDNQATAKAVASKVGITDFIAQVMPDDKASEVTKRQSQGEVVGMTGDGINDAPALAQADVGFAIGTGTDVAIESADITLMRGSLHGLADAIAISGATITNIKQNLFGAFIYNIAGIPIAAGLLYPFFGLLLNPVVAGAAMALSSLTVVTNANRLRYFKASNS; from the coding sequence ATGAGTAATCAATCCACCACGCAAAACTTTATGATTGAAGGCGCAAATTGTGGCAGTTGCGTGGCTAAAATAGAGAAAGCACTGAAAAATGTAAAGGGTGCGCAGCGCGTTGAAATGAACTTTGCCGATCGAACTGTGCAAGTAGAAGGTTCGGCTAAGGCTGGGGAGCTAATGCACGCTGTCGCTGATATTGGCTATCAAGCTAAACCTATAAATAGTGATTCTCAACAAGACGCCCTAGATGAAAAAGCCGAAGCTGATAACGCGCACTATAAAAAGCTCATGCGCAATATGGTATTGGCATTGGGTTTGGGTGCGCCATTAATGCTTTATGGTTTAATTTTTGATATGAGTGTCACCACCCAAACTCAGCGCATTGGCTGGTTTATTGTTGGAGTGATGACGTTAGTCGTAATGATTGTGTCGGGTAAGCAATTTTATACTGGCGCATGGCAGTCATTTAAAAATCATACAGCGAATATGGATACCTTGATTGCGCTTGGTACGGGAACAGCTTGGCTATATTCAATGGTGGTGGTGAGCATGCCAAGTCTATTACCAGAGGTGGCTAGACATGTTTATTTTGAAGCCTCAGCAATGATCATAGGCTTAATAAGTCTTGGCTTAGCCTTTGAAGTAAAGGCGCGAGGGCGTACCTCTGAGGCGATTAAACGCTTAATTGGTTTACAGCCTAAAACGGCACGGGTGATCCGAGATAACCAAGAGCAAGATGTAGCTATAAGCCAAGTTATTAAAGGTGACTTGATTCGTGTCCGCCCTGGAGAGAAAATTTCAGTCGATGGAGATGTTATTGAAGGCAGCAGTACACTGGATGAATCAATGCTCACAGGTGAACCGATGCCGGTTAATAAAGGTGAGGGTGACAAGGTTGTTGCTGGCAGTATTAATAAAAGTGGTACTTTGTTGTTTAAAGCAACCCATATAGGCAGCGAAACCACCTTAGCGAATATTATTAATATGGTTAAACGTGCACAAAACTCTAAACCCTCAATTGGACGCTTAGCTGATGTTATTTCAGGCATATTTGTACCCACAGTGATGATTATTGCGGTGCTAGCAGGCTTAGCATGGCTTAACTTTGGCCCACAGCCGAGTATTGCTTATGCGGTTGTTGCAATAACCACAGTTTTAATTATTGCTTGCCCGTGTGCACTTGGCTTAGCTACACCGATGTCAATTATGGTCGGCATAGGTAAAGCTGCTCAGTCGGGTATACTTATTCGTAACGGTGAAGCGCTACAAACAACAGCTAAAATCACCACCATGATCTTAGATAAAACAGGCACTATAACCGCAGGTAAGCCAACCGTGACCGATGTGGTTACGTTCAACCAAAGCGACAGTACCGAGGTGCTAAAGTTAGCAGCTAGTCTTGAAAGTAGTTCTGAGCATCCATTAGCCGAAGCTATTGTTAATTATGCTAAAAACCAAAATATCACCCTTGAAAAAGTCAGTAATTTTAATGCTATCACTGGGCAAGGTGTGACCGGTACCATTAATGAGCAAAGCCTATTGTTTGGCAATCAGGTACTGATGAAAAGCCACAATATAGATATTGCAGAGGCAATACCTCAAGCCGAGCAGCTTGCCAACGCTGCTAAAACGCCGATGTACTTTGCTATTGGCAATCAATTACATGCCATAATCGCAGTTGCTGACCCAATAAAAGAAGACTCAGCTGAGGCCATTAAACGCTTACAAAATAAAGGTATGCAGGTGGTTATGCTGACAGGCGATAACCAAGCGACCGCTAAAGCCGTTGCCAGCAAAGTCGGTATTACAGACTTTATAGCGCAAGTAATGCCAGATGATAAAGCCAGTGAAGTGACTAAGCGTCAATCTCAAGGTGAAGTTGTGGGCATGACTGGTGATGGTATAAATGATGCGCCAGCATTGGCACAAGCCGATGTTGGATTTGCCATTGGCACTGGCACAGATGTAGCTATTGAAAGTGCGGATATAACGCTGATGCGAGGCTCACTTCATGGTCTTGCAGATGCCATTGCAATTAGTGGCGCAACCATAACTAATATTAAACAAAATTTATTTGGGGCGTTTATTTATAACATTGCGGGTATTCCGATTGCTGCAGGGCTGTTGTATCCGTTTTTTGGTTTACTACTAAACCCAGTCGTAGCTGGCGCGGCAATGGCTTTATCATCGCTTACTGTAGTCACTAATGCAAACCGATTACGTTATTTTAAAGCCAGTAACTCGTAA
- a CDS encoding TIGR02450 family Trp-rich protein yields the protein MNKLNPKKLLNSKWTAIPAINKEKHFIIVEVEFDEDANVIECITEAVMSKNQYPIQWRDLKDEQRWRQGWK from the coding sequence ATGAATAAATTAAACCCTAAAAAACTGCTAAATAGTAAATGGACTGCCATCCCAGCTATTAATAAAGAAAAGCACTTTATTATTGTTGAGGTAGAATTTGATGAAGACGCTAATGTGATTGAATGTATCACTGAAGCGGTGATGTCAAAGAATCAATATCCTATTCAGTGGCGCGATTTAAAAGATGAACAAAGGTGGCGCCAAGGCTGGAAGTGA
- a CDS encoding EF-hand domain-containing protein, whose translation MTTFKSTLVLMALASSSVAFAATDFDTLDVDGNGAISQAEASVDASLMSKFTELDTDKNGELSKAEFSKA comes from the coding sequence ATGACAACATTTAAATCAACACTGGTATTAATGGCACTTGCTTCTTCATCTGTGGCGTTTGCTGCAACAGATTTTGACACACTGGATGTGGATGGTAATGGCGCAATAAGCCAAGCTGAAGCATCAGTAGATGCCTCACTTATGAGTAAGTTTACAGAGCTTGATACGGATAAAAACGGCGAGCTTTCTAAAGCAGAATTTTCTAAGGCTTAA
- a CDS encoding calmodulin — translation MKKLQSTLVLMALASSSAVFASTDFETLDVDGSGAISQAEASVAAELMEQFAELDVDGNGELSKDEFSAY, via the coding sequence ATGAAAAAATTACAGTCAACTCTTGTACTTATGGCACTTGCGTCTTCATCTGCAGTATTTGCCAGCACAGACTTTGAAACTCTTGATGTAGATGGTAGTGGCGCAATTAGCCAAGCTGAAGCATCGGTTGCGGCCGAACTTATGGAGCAGTTTGCAGAGCTGGACGTAGATGGCAATGGTGAACTTTCTAAAGACGAATTTTCAGCATACTAA
- a CDS encoding calmodulin — MKTFTKTLALIALASSSAAFAAVDFDSFDTDGDGVISQSEAQANSQLAKLFDDLDVDGNGELSKQEFAKVQ, encoded by the coding sequence ATGAAAACATTTACTAAAACGCTTGCTTTAATTGCACTTGCTTCGTCTTCTGCCGCTTTTGCTGCGGTTGATTTTGATTCATTCGATACAGATGGTGATGGCGTGATCAGCCAGTCTGAAGCACAAGCTAATTCGCAACTAGCTAAATTATTTGATGACTTGGATGTTGATGGGAATGGTGAATTATCTAAACAAGAATTTGCCAAAGTTCAGTAA
- a CDS encoding M28 family metallopeptidase, with protein MSYIKITALFLAIALTGCSEPTTPASSLENTPGVSLNNLKQHIKTLASDDFEGRGPLTLGEVKTVGYLSEQYQAMGLSGAYQEKYLQPVKMAMLTADQNMQLTMGKLSFIAGKDFTARTKQLQPIIDVRNSDIVFVGYGINAPEYNWNDYANVDVTDKTVIVLVNDPGFATQDDTLFTGNAMTYYGRWTYKYEEAARRGAKAVFIVHETAPAAYPWGVVESSNTGTKYSLMDNNLNASELPVMGWLTLNAAEQVFASANLNYQQLKQHALSKQFQAKELNLKANLAFKNEVSHAKSHNVVAQITGSETPDEYVIISAHWDHFGTKQTDSGPKIYNGAVDNASGTAATLEIARIMSKMHQQKPFKRSILFANFTAEETGLIGSEEFANGDMIATKKMVGLLNIDGMNVLDETDYILQYGSNLSEMEHYLASAAKAQGRVVKMDPRPQNGLFFRSDHFSLAKQGVPSLLFMSLGDTDPDYISHKYHKEADDYSDTWSLAGAKQDIELVIDIASQLANNGDWPKWTSESDFKAKRLEDK; from the coding sequence ATGTCTTATATAAAAATCACTGCACTTTTTTTAGCTATTGCACTAACGGGTTGCTCTGAGCCTACAACGCCAGCTTCATCTCTTGAAAACACCCCTGGCGTTAGTTTAAATAATCTTAAACAGCATATTAAAACCTTAGCGTCAGATGACTTTGAAGGACGCGGCCCGCTTACCTTAGGTGAAGTTAAAACCGTTGGTTATTTAAGTGAGCAATACCAAGCAATGGGGTTGTCTGGCGCGTATCAAGAGAAGTATTTACAGCCAGTTAAAATGGCCATGCTAACTGCAGATCAAAACATGCAATTAACTATGGGGAAGCTTAGCTTTATTGCAGGTAAAGACTTCACCGCCCGTACAAAACAGTTACAGCCGATTATTGATGTCCGCAATAGCGATATTGTATTTGTTGGTTATGGGATTAACGCGCCAGAATATAACTGGAACGACTATGCCAATGTTGATGTAACCGATAAAACCGTTATTGTGCTGGTGAACGATCCGGGCTTTGCCACCCAAGACGATACACTATTTACAGGCAATGCCATGACCTACTATGGCCGCTGGACTTATAAATATGAAGAAGCCGCGCGCCGAGGTGCAAAAGCGGTATTTATTGTTCATGAAACAGCCCCAGCCGCATACCCTTGGGGCGTGGTTGAAAGCTCAAACACGGGCACCAAGTATAGCTTGATGGACAATAACCTTAATGCATCTGAACTGCCAGTTATGGGCTGGTTAACACTTAATGCGGCTGAACAAGTATTCGCATCGGCAAACTTAAATTATCAACAATTAAAGCAACACGCATTAAGTAAGCAATTTCAAGCCAAGGAATTGAACTTAAAGGCGAACCTTGCATTTAAAAATGAAGTGTCACACGCTAAATCACATAATGTGGTTGCACAAATTACAGGCAGTGAAACCCCTGACGAATACGTTATTATTAGTGCCCATTGGGACCATTTTGGTACTAAACAAACCGACAGTGGACCTAAAATTTATAATGGCGCAGTCGATAATGCTTCAGGCACCGCAGCAACACTTGAAATAGCTCGCATTATGAGCAAGATGCATCAGCAAAAGCCATTTAAACGCTCAATCCTGTTTGCTAACTTTACTGCCGAAGAAACAGGTCTAATTGGCTCAGAAGAATTTGCCAATGGGGATATGATTGCCACCAAAAAAATGGTCGGATTATTAAATATCGATGGTATGAACGTGCTCGATGAAACCGATTATATTTTGCAATACGGTAGCAACTTATCCGAAATGGAGCATTACTTAGCAAGCGCGGCTAAAGCACAAGGACGCGTGGTAAAAATGGATCCTCGCCCACAAAATGGATTGTTTTTTAGATCAGATCATTTCTCACTCGCTAAACAAGGCGTGCCAAGTTTACTGTTTATGAGCTTAGGTGATACCGACCCTGACTACATCAGTCATAAATACCATAAAGAAGCCGACGACTATTCAGATACATGGTCATTAGCTGGTGCAAAACAAGATATCGAGCTGGTTATAGATATAGCCAGTCAACTTGCCAATAATGGCGACTGGCCTAAGTGGACAAGCGAGTCTGATTTTAAAGCCAAACGTTTAGAAGATAAGTAA
- a CDS encoding Gfo/Idh/MocA family oxidoreductase: MKQFNRRDFLKAASVAAAAGVVSGCASSGSANASAPKQQGRSVIGLVAPKMDVVRVGFIGVGQRGYGHVKRMSHIEGAQIVAICDTHTEVLERAANYLVDKGVAKPALYTGSERAYQQMLERQDIDIVIISTPWAWHAPMAIDTMNSAKHAFVEVPLALTVDEMWQIVDTAERTQKNCMMMENVNYGRDELMVLNMVRQGVFGELLHGEAAYIHELRWQMKELEHKTGSWRTQWHAKRDGNLYPTHGLGPVSQYMNINRGDRFDFLTSMSSPSLGRSAYAQREFAADHSRNQLNYIAGDMNTTLIKTLKGRSIMVQHDTTTPRPYSRHNLIQGTNGVFAGFPNRIALENGGSKSFHEWDYDMSAWYEQYDHPLWIKMGEEAQRNGGHGGMDFLMFWRMIYCLRNGEPLDQDVYDGAAWSVISPLSALSVSERSRSIDIPDFTRGAWQTAQPLGIVG; this comes from the coding sequence ATGAAGCAATTTAATCGTCGAGACTTTTTAAAAGCAGCCAGTGTTGCCGCAGCTGCAGGTGTAGTGAGTGGTTGTGCATCAAGTGGAAGTGCTAATGCAAGCGCACCAAAACAGCAAGGGCGCAGCGTTATTGGTTTAGTCGCGCCCAAAATGGATGTGGTTAGAGTGGGCTTTATTGGTGTGGGTCAGCGCGGTTATGGACATGTAAAGCGCATGAGCCATATTGAAGGTGCGCAAATAGTCGCTATTTGTGACACGCACACTGAGGTGTTAGAGCGCGCTGCCAATTATTTAGTTGATAAAGGGGTAGCTAAGCCGGCGTTATATACTGGCAGTGAGCGGGCCTATCAACAAATGCTTGAACGACAAGATATAGATATAGTCATTATTTCTACTCCTTGGGCATGGCATGCACCTATGGCTATCGATACTATGAACAGCGCAAAACATGCTTTTGTTGAAGTGCCCTTGGCACTGACTGTTGACGAAATGTGGCAGATTGTAGATACCGCCGAACGTACTCAAAAAAATTGCATGATGATGGAAAATGTGAATTACGGTCGCGACGAGTTAATGGTATTAAACATGGTGCGCCAAGGTGTATTTGGGGAGCTGTTACATGGCGAAGCGGCCTATATTCATGAGCTTCGTTGGCAAATGAAAGAGCTTGAGCACAAAACAGGCTCATGGCGAACGCAATGGCATGCAAAACGTGATGGTAACTTATACCCCACTCATGGATTAGGCCCTGTATCGCAATATATGAATATAAATCGTGGCGATAGGTTTGATTTTTTAACCTCCATGAGCTCTCCTTCGCTGGGTAGAAGCGCGTATGCACAACGTGAATTTGCAGCGGATCATTCCCGTAATCAGCTTAATTATATTGCCGGTGATATGAACACGACACTGATTAAAACTCTCAAGGGGCGCAGTATTATGGTACAGCACGATACAACAACCCCTCGGCCATACTCTCGACATAACTTAATCCAAGGGACGAATGGGGTGTTTGCCGGTTTCCCTAATCGTATTGCGCTTGAAAATGGCGGATCAAAAAGCTTTCATGAGTGGGATTATGATATGAGCGCATGGTATGAGCAGTACGACCATCCCCTATGGATTAAAATGGGTGAAGAAGCACAGCGCAATGGTGGCCACGGGGGTATGGATTTTTTAATGTTTTGGCGGATGATTTATTGCCTAAGAAATGGCGAACCGCTGGATCAGGACGTTTACGATGGCGCAGCGTGGTCGGTTATTTCACCGTTATCAGCCCTGTCTGTGAGTGAGCGTAGCCGCTCAATCGATATTCCCGATTTTACTCGCGGTGCATGGCAAACAGCACAGCCTTTAGGCATTGTAGGCTAA